AATCCATTTTAGAAGGGATCATCGAATCGCATGATACGATCCTAAAAAAATATCTCCCTGAAAAATTGAACTCTATGGAGAATAGAGCGGAACTTATCCAATTTTTGGGCGGACAGATCATCAAGTTAGTGAAGGAGAACGAAGAATATCTCCGTCTGTATTGGAGTCTTATGCTCCAACCTAAGATCCATAGATTAAAAAAACGCAATATTCATTTGGTAAATCTGATCTTTTACGAAAACTCCAAAAAGATCATCTTGGCTTTAAAGCCGAACTATACGGAATTCGAGGTAAAAAATCTCACCTCTGCAATCATAGGTTATATGATCAATCATTTGACCAACAAGAGGGAATTTACTCTGGAAGACTTCCGAGCGTATATAGTTTACGCGCTGGAGAACACCTAAACTCTGCGGGTTCTCGGAAATGATTCGTATTAGGACAATTTGATGATACGTTTTCTTTCCTTCCCCACCCCCAAAATAAAAAACTCAGTTTCTAAAGCGGTGACTCGGAAAACGGATCTCGCGTTCTTGAAAAACTTTTCACTGAAGAGAACTTTGAACAAAGAAAAGGTTTGGATCGATGTAGAAAATCCGACCTCGGAAGATCTTATCTTTTTATCCAAAAACTGCGGATTTCATGATCTTGCGATAGAAGATTGTGTGAATAGGAACCAAAGGCCAAAGTTCGAAGACTATGAGGATCACGCATTTATGGTCCTTCACAGTTTCAGATCGGAAGGAGAACAGTCCTTTTCCACTACTGAAACGCATGTGTTTTTCAATCGTAAATTTATCGTATCCGTGCATGAACATAAGGAACCTCTGATCGATTCTCTTTGGAATCGGACTCTTACGGAACAGAATTTTTCTTCCAAGGGGACTGATCATGTTCTCTATCTTTTATTTGACCTTTTGGTGGATTCCAATTTTCCGATCTTAGATCAAATCTCCGAACAGATCACGGATCTGGAAAATCAGATACTGATCAGCGAAATACAGCCCGACTTCATTACGAATATTTTATATGTAAAAAGAAATCTAGTCCGAATGAGAAGGGTCCTCTCTCCGCAAAGAGAAGTGTTAAATCTGATCATGAGACACGAGGATAAATTTCTCTCAGAGAGGGTACGCTTCTATTTTAGGGACGTATACGATCATTTGAGCAGGCTTGTCGAAACCATCGATATGGATAGGGACCTAATCGGAAACTCTATGGATGCTTATTTTTCTTTTCTTTCCCAAAAGACAAACGATATAATCAAGCGTCTGACCCTGGTTTCTATGATATTTATGCCTCTTACTTTCTTAACCGGGTTTTTCGGGATGAACTTCACGGAACTTCCTTACGGGAGTAGACTGATTCTAACCACTTCTCTCGGGACAATGCTCACAATCCCTGGGATCATGATCTTATATTTTAAATATAAAAATTGGTTCAAAGATTAGTCCAAGTCTTATGGACAAAAAAATTGCAATCGTAACCGGCGCGAGCCGTGGCATAGGCGAAGAAGTTTCTAAACAACTTTCCAGATCAGGGATCCATATCATCTGCGCTTCCCGCAAAAAGGAAGACTCCGAAAAAACTGCATCTTCCATCAGAGAAGATGGAGGCTCCGCGGAAAGTTTTTCAATTGATGTTTCCGATCCTAATTCCATCCGAACTTTTCTGGTGGAAGTTCTCTCCAAATATCCTAAGATCGACATTCTTGTAAATAACGCGGGAGTATATCTGGATAGCGGCTCCATCGAAAATACTACTTTAGAAATGTTGCAAGGAACCTTGGATACAAATTTGATCGGCCCTTTTCTTCTTTCTCAAAAAATCCTAAGCGTAATGAAAAAAAACGGTTATGGTAGGATCGTAAATGTAAGCTCAGGAATGGGACAACTCTACGATATGAGTTCAGGCTATTCAGCATATCGTATTTCCAAAACTGCGCTGAACGCTCTAACACGCATTCTTCATTCCGAATCTTCAGGAAAAGATATCAAAGTGAATTCAGTTTGTCCTGGTTGGGTAAGAACGGACATGGGAGGCAAGTCTGCGACTCGTTCGGTTGAACATGGCGCCGAGACGATTGTTTGGGCGGCTCAATTAGATAAGAATGGGCCGAGCGGGATTTTTCTGAGAGATAAGAAAGAAATTCCTTGGTGAGAAGAGAAGGTACGTTTCCCGGTATGTAGGAACTCCCACAATGCCTTTTTTTTCCTTGCGGCAGGGATACGCAGGGGAAGTCCGATCGCAGCCCCATTTGCTTATGCAAAAGTTTTTCTCGCTTCTTGATGGGCGCTGCGAAAGGACCGAAGCCCGAAGTAGCCCGGCCTGAGCGAAGCGAAGGGCCGCCCCCTCATTTCCCGAAGAGACTCTTCACTCCTTCCACAAATTCTCTTCCGACAGGAAGGTTGGTCTCGTCTTCGTCTTTCAGATAAATTGTATATGCACCACCCGCTTGGGATTTTGCTGCGGAGACAAGGCTCCGATTCACCATATGTTTTCTATGTATCCTTAAAAAATCAGTCTTAGGTAGTTCTTTTTCCAGATCGCCCAGCAGTTTTGCCGTTTCATAATCTCCGTCCTTGGTATGAAGAACGGAACGTTTGCCGTTGGCGGTGAGATAATATAGATCCGCATACAAAACCCTATGGATCAACCCTCCATCACGAAAAACGAATACTGGATCCGGCTCTCCACTTGCCCTGGAATTGGAAATCGTTT
The window above is part of the Leptospira licerasiae serovar Varillal str. VAR 010 genome. Proteins encoded here:
- the corA gene encoding magnesium/cobalt transporter CorA; this encodes MIRFLSFPTPKIKNSVSKAVTRKTDLAFLKNFSLKRTLNKEKVWIDVENPTSEDLIFLSKNCGFHDLAIEDCVNRNQRPKFEDYEDHAFMVLHSFRSEGEQSFSTTETHVFFNRKFIVSVHEHKEPLIDSLWNRTLTEQNFSSKGTDHVLYLLFDLLVDSNFPILDQISEQITDLENQILISEIQPDFITNILYVKRNLVRMRRVLSPQREVLNLIMRHEDKFLSERVRFYFRDVYDHLSRLVETIDMDRDLIGNSMDAYFSFLSQKTNDIIKRLTLVSMIFMPLTFLTGFFGMNFTELPYGSRLILTTSLGTMLTIPGIMILYFKYKNWFKD
- a CDS encoding TetR/AcrR family transcriptional regulator, which produces MAKDTRDLILRTSLKLFSEQGYHGSTMRQIAQRAGLSLGLAYRYFESKESILEGIIESHDTILKKYLPEKLNSMENRAELIQFLGGQIIKLVKENEEYLRLYWSLMLQPKIHRLKKRNIHLVNLIFYENSKKIILALKPNYTEFEVKNLTSAIIGYMINHLTNKREFTLEDFRAYIVYALENT
- a CDS encoding SDR family oxidoreductase; this encodes MDKKIAIVTGASRGIGEEVSKQLSRSGIHIICASRKKEDSEKTASSIREDGGSAESFSIDVSDPNSIRTFLVEVLSKYPKIDILVNNAGVYLDSGSIENTTLEMLQGTLDTNLIGPFLLSQKILSVMKKNGYGRIVNVSSGMGQLYDMSSGYSAYRISKTALNALTRILHSESSGKDIKVNSVCPGWVRTDMGGKSATRSVEHGAETIVWAAQLDKNGPSGIFLRDKKEIPW